In Dehalococcoidia bacterium, the sequence AGGTGGATCAGGATGCTCCGGTGGTGGTGCTTGAGGCCATGAAGATGCAGAACTCCATCCTGGCTCCTGTCAGCGGAAAAATTGCAGCCATCAATTGCAAGCCGGGCGCCAGGGTGGCCAAGAATGATGTCCTAGCCGTTATTGTCCCGTAGGCGGATCGAAAAAAAAGAATGGGGGGTTATGATGAAAGAAACAACACCAAACATGGAAAACCTGAAGAAGAGACTGGGAGAGGACAACTTTAAGAAACTGACCAAGATCAAGAATCCCGCCCTTCATGAATTTGTGGCCAAATATATCGAACTGTGCAATCCCGATTCGGTTTTCGTTTGCACCGATACGAAAAAGGATCGTGAATACATCAGAGAGAAAGCATTAAGGGATGGCGAAGAGATCAAACTGGCCATAAAAGGCCACTCCGTCCATTTCGATGCGTATGGAGATCAAGGGCGAGATAAAGAGCACACCAATATCCTGGTGACCAAGGGCGTTGACCTGGGCCCGTTGATCAGTACCCGGGACAGGGATCAGGGTTATACTGAGGTTCATGAAATTCTCAAAGGGTTGATGAAGGGTAAAGAGGCGATTGTGCGCTTCGCATGCCTGGGGCCGACCAATTCAGAGTTTTCCATCCCCTGTGTCCAGATCACCGATTCCCCTTATGTGGCTCACAGCGAAGACCTGCTGTATCGACAGGGCTACCAGGAATTCCTGCGCCAGGGGGCTGAGGCGCAATTCTTCAAGTTCGTTCACTCTCAGGGAGAAGTGGATGAAAGGAAGGTTTCCAAGAACCTCGATAAGCGCCGAATCTATATTGATATCGCCGGTAGTACTGTCTATAGCACCAATACCCAATACGGCGGCAATACCATCGGACTCAAGAAACTGGCTATGCGCCTGGCCATTCGCAAGGCTTCCATTGAAGGATGGCTCACGGAGCATATGCTCGTCATGGGCGTGCACGGTCCTAAGGGAAGGGTAACTTATTTCACCGGCGCTTATCCATCCATGTGTGGCAAGACCTCCACGGCCATGCTGGAGGGTGAGACGATCGTCGGGGATGACATCGCTTATCTCAGGAAAAAGGATGGCGTAGTCCGAGCGGTCAATGTGGAAGCGGGGATGTTCGGAATCATCGAAGGCATCAACTCAGTTGATGATACGTTCCAGTGGGAGGCTTTGAACCGTGAGGCCGAGATCATCTTCTCCAACGTGCTGATTACCCCGGAGAACGGTATCCATTGGACGGGTAAAGACGGAGAGGTGCCTCCCAAAGGGCGCAACCACTCCGGCCAGTGGGAGAAAGGAAAGAAAGACGCCAAAGGGAAGGAAATTCCCTGTTCGCATCCCAATTCCCGGTTCACCCTTGATCTTCATATGCTGCCCAATCTGGACCCGAAGATGGATGATCCCGAGGGCGTGTTAGTGGGCGCGATGGTCTACGGCGGCCGGGATTCCGATACCTCGGTGCCGGTGGAAGAATCCCTTGACTGGGTTCACGGCATTATCACCAAGGGCGCTTCTCAGGAATCGGAGACTACTGCGGCTGTGCTGGGGAAGGAGGGCGTTCGAGAGTTCAGCCCGATGTCCAATCTGGACTTTCTGTCCGTTCCCATCGGCCGATATGTCCAGGATAATCTGGATTTCGGCAAGGGCCTTAAAAAGCCGCCTCTCATCTTCGCAGTGAACTACTTCATCCGCGACAAGCAGGGCAAGTTCCTCAATCATAAGACCGATAAGCGCGTCTGGTTCAAGTGGATGGAGCTGCGGGTGAACGGCGATGTGGATGCTATCCTGACACCCACCGGGCGTATTCCCAAATACGAAGACCTGGCTCCGCTCTTCAAATCGGTGCTGGGCAAAGAGTATACCAAAGAGGCTTATACCCAGCAGTTCACGGTGAGGATTCCGGAATACTTGGCCA encodes:
- a CDS encoding phosphoenolpyruvate carboxykinase (GTP), whose product is MKETTPNMENLKKRLGEDNFKKLTKIKNPALHEFVAKYIELCNPDSVFVCTDTKKDREYIREKALRDGEEIKLAIKGHSVHFDAYGDQGRDKEHTNILVTKGVDLGPLISTRDRDQGYTEVHEILKGLMKGKEAIVRFACLGPTNSEFSIPCVQITDSPYVAHSEDLLYRQGYQEFLRQGAEAQFFKFVHSQGEVDERKVSKNLDKRRIYIDIAGSTVYSTNTQYGGNTIGLKKLAMRLAIRKASIEGWLTEHMLVMGVHGPKGRVTYFTGAYPSMCGKTSTAMLEGETIVGDDIAYLRKKDGVVRAVNVEAGMFGIIEGINSVDDTFQWEALNREAEIIFSNVLITPENGIHWTGKDGEVPPKGRNHSGQWEKGKKDAKGKEIPCSHPNSRFTLDLHMLPNLDPKMDDPEGVLVGAMVYGGRDSDTSVPVEESLDWVHGIITKGASQESETTAAVLGKEGVREFSPMSNLDFLSVPIGRYVQDNLDFGKGLKKPPLIFAVNYFIRDKQGKFLNHKTDKRVWFKWMELRVNGDVDAILTPTGRIPKYEDLAPLFKSVLGKEYTKEAYTQQFTVRIPEYLAKIERIEKIYKTQILDAPKLFFDVLDQQRQRLKEAQKKYGDYIRPDQLG
- a CDS encoding biotin/lipoyl-binding protein, yielding MDQDAPVVVLEAMKMQNSILAPVSGKIAAINCKPGARVAKNDVLAVIVP